One genomic window of Saccopteryx bilineata isolate mSacBil1 chromosome 4, mSacBil1_pri_phased_curated, whole genome shotgun sequence includes the following:
- the PCDHB3 gene encoding protocadherin beta-3: MESRGERFLRQRQVLFLFVFLGGSLSGSESRRYSVAEEEERGFLIANLAKDLGLSVGELAVRGAQVVSKGNKQHFQLNHQTGDLLLHEKLDREELCGLTEPCILHFQILLQNPLQFIPNELQVIDVNDHSPVFSENEMQLKILENTPPGTIIPLGNAEDLDVGRNSLQNYTVTPNPHFHVLTNSRRDGRKYPELVLDKALDCEEQPQLSLTLTALDGGSPPRSGTAQIYIQVLDINDNAPEFTQSLYEVQVLENSPLNSVIVTVSASDLDTGSFGTISYAFFHSSEEIRKTFQLNPITGDIQLVKYLNFEEINSYEVVIEAKDGGGLSGKSTVIVQVVDVNDNPPELTLSSVTSPIPENSPETVVAVFSVSDLDSGDNGRMMCSIENNLPFVLKPSVENFYTLVSEGALDRERQTEYNITITVTDMGIPRLKTQHNITVLVSDVNDNAPAFTQTSYTLFIRENNSPALHIGSVSATDTDAGANAQVTYSLLPPQDPSLPLASLVSINADNGHLFALRALDFEALQAFEFLVGATDRGAPALSSQALVRVQVLDANDNAPFVLYPPQNGSAPCTELVPRAAEPGYLVSKVVAVDGDSGQNAWLSYQLLKATEPGLFGVWAHNGEVRTARLLSESDAAKHRLLLLVKDNGEPPRSASVTLHVLLVDGFSQPYLPLPEAAAGAAQADPLTVYLVIALASVSSLFLFSVLAFVAVRLCRRSRAAWVGGCSVPEGHLPGHLVDVSGTGTLSQSYQYEVCLMGGSGTSEFKFLKPILPSGLIQDTKSNAELQFQE; encoded by the coding sequence ATGGAGTCCAGAGGGGAGCGATTTCTTAGACAAAGGCAAGTcctgtttctctttgtttttctgggTGGGTCTCTGTCTGGATCCGAATCGAGACGCTACTCTGTagctgaggaggaagagaggggctTTTTAATAGCCAATTTAGCAAAGGATCTGGGGCTGAGTGTCGGGGAACTGGCTGTGAGGGGGGCCCAAGTTGTGTCTAAAGGGAACAAACAGCATTTTCAGCTCAACCATCAGACCGGTGACTTGCTACTACATGAGAAATTGGACCGGGAGGAGCTATGTGGCCTCACAGAGCCATGCATACTGCACTTTCAGATTTTACTGCAAAATCCTTTGCAGTTTATTCCAAATGAGCTTCAGGTCATAGACGTCAATGACCATTCTCCGGTATTCTCTGAAAATGAAATGCAGCTGAAAATCTTAGAAAACACGCCTCCAGGAACAATAATTCCATTGGGAAATGCTGAGGACTTGGATGTGGGAAGAAACAGTCTCCAAAACTACACGGTCACTCCTAATCCCCATTTCCACGTTCTCACAAACAGTCGTAGGGATGGAAGGAAGTACCCAGAACTAGTGCTGGACAAAGCGCTGGACTGTGAGGAGCAGCCTCAGTTGAGTTTAACGCTCACAGCGCTGGATGGCGGGTCTCCACCCAGGTCTGGGACGGCCCAGATCTACATACAGGTCCTAGACATAAACGACAATGCCCCAGAATTTACACAGTCGCTCTATGAGGTTCAAGTCCTAGAGAACAGCCCCCTTAATTCTGTTATTGTTACTGTCTCCGCTTCTGATTTAGATACGGGAAGTTTTGGGACAATATCTTATGCATTTTTTCATAGTTCTGAAGAAATTCGCAAAACTTTTCAACTAAATCCAATTACTGGAGATATCCAACTAGTCAAATATTTGAATTTTGAAGAAATTAACAGTTATGAAGTCGTTATAGAAGCCAAAGATGGAGGAGGCCTTTCAGGAAAATCAACAGTGATAGTTCAGGTAGTTGATGTCAATGACAACCCACCGGAACTAACCTTGTCGTCGGTTACCAGCCCTATCCCAGAAAACTCGCCAGAGACTGTGGTGGCTGTTTTCAGTGTTTCTGATCTAGATTCTGGAGACAATGGGAGAATGATGTGTTCCATTGAGAACAACCTTCCCTTCGTCCTAAAACCATCTGTAGAAAACTTTTACACGTTAGTGTCCGAAGGAGctctggacagagagagacagaccgaGTACAACATCACCATCACCGTCACCGACATGGGGATCCCTAGGCTGAAAACCCAGCACAACATAACCGTGCTGGTCTCCGATGTCAACGACAACGCCCCCGCCTTCACCCAAACCTCCTACACGCTCTTCATCCGCGAGAACAACAGCCCCGCCCTGCACATCGGCAGCGTCAGCGCCACTGACACAGACGCGGGCGCCAACGCCCAGGTCACCTACTCGCTGCTGCCGCCCCAGGACCCCAGCCTGCCCCTGGCCTCGCTGGTGTCCATCAACGCGGACAACGGACACCTGTTCGCCCTGAGGGCGCTGGATTTCGAGGCGCTGCAGGCGTTCGAGTTCCTCGTGGGCGCCACAGACCGCGGGGCCCCGGCGCTGAGCAGCCAGGCGCTGGTGCGCGTGCAGGTGCTGGACGCCAACGACAACGCGCCCTTCGTGCTGTACCCGCCGCAGAACGGCTCGGCGCCCTGCACCGAGCTGGTGCCCCGGGCGGCCGAGCCCGGCTACCTGGTGAGCAAGGTGGTGGCGGTGGACGGCGACTCGGGCCAGAACGCCTGGCTGTCGTACCAGCTGCTCAAGGCCACGGAGCCCGGGCTGTTCGGCGTGTGGGCGCACAACGGCGAGGTGCGCACGGCCCGGCTGCTGAGCGAGAGCGACGCGGCCAAGCaccggctgctgctgctggtcaagGACAACGGCGAGCCGCCGCGCTCGGCCAGCGTCACGCTGCACGTGCTGCTGGTGGACGGCTTCTCGCAGCCCTACCTGCCGCTGCCCGAAGCGGCGGCCGGCGCGGCCCAGGCCGACCCGCTCACCGTCTACCTGGTCATCGCGTTGGCGTCGGTGTCGTCGCTCTTCCTGTTCTCGGTGCTGGCGTTCGTCGCGGTGCGGCTGTGCAGGCGGAGCAGGGCCGCCTGGGTGGGTGGCTGCTCTGTGCCCGAGGGCCACCTTCCGGGCCACCTGGTGGACGTCAGTGGCACGGGGACCCTGTCCCAGAGCTACCAGTATGAGGTGTGTCTCATGGGAGGCTCAGGGACCAGTGAGTTCAAGTTCCTCAAACCGATTCTCCCCAGTGGTCTGATTCAAGACACTAAGAGTAATGCAGAACTCCAATTCCAGGAGTAG
- the LOC136333507 gene encoding protocadherin beta-4, with protein METLERIQPNRQVMAFILAVFLSQAHPEPIRYSVLEETESGSFVAHVSKDLGLGIGELAARSARVVSDDDKQRLLLDRQTGNLLLKEKLDREELCGPTESCVLHFQVLLETPVQFFEGELSIQDINDHSPVFPTREMLLKIPENSQPGTIFPLKLAQDLDVGSNGLQKYTMSPNSHFHVLTRNHSEGKKYPDLVQDKALDREEQPEFSLTLMALDGGSPPRSGTITVQILVMDVNDNAPEFVHTPYEVQVPENSPLGSPILTVLARDIDAGNFGRVSYGLFQASDEIKQTFSINEATGEILLMEKLDFEQIKSYYVEIEATDGGGLSGKGTVVIEVVDVNDNVPELTISSLTGSIPENVPEAVVSIFRIRDRDSGDNGKMICSIPDNLPFVLKPTFKNFYTLVTESPLDRERQAEYNITITVTDMGTPRLKTQHNITVLVSDVNDNAPAFTQTSYTLFIRENNSPALHIGSVSATDTDAGANAQVTYSLLPPQDPSLPLASLVSINADNGHLFALRALDFEALQAFEFLVGATDRGAPALSSQALVRVQVLDANDNAPFVLYPPQNGSAPCTELVPRAAEPGYLVSKVVAVDGDSGQNAWLSYQLLKATEPGLFGVWAHNGEVRTARLLSERDAAKHRLLLLVKDNGEPPRSASVTLHVLLVDGFSQPYLPLPEAAADAAQADPLTVYLVIALASVSSLFLFSVLAFVAGRLCRRSRAAWVGGCSVPEGHLPGHLVDVSGTGTLSQSYQYEVCLTGDPGTGEFKFLKPIFPNLLVQDAERETKKPRNCRSSFVFS; from the coding sequence ATGGAGACGCTTGAGAGAATTCAACCAAACAGGCAAGTGATGGCCTTTATTTTGGCGGTATTCTTGTCTCAGGCTCACCCCGAGCCTATTCGTTATTCTGTGCTGGAAGAAACAGAGAGCGGCTCCTTTGTAGCCCATGTGAGCAAGGACCTGGGCCTGGGAATTGGGGAACTGGCCGCCCGGTCGGCCCGGGTGGTGTCTGACGATGACAAGCAGCGCTTGCTGCTGGATCGTCAGACTGGAAATTTGCTTTTGAAGGAGAAACTAGATCGGGAAGAGTTATGTGGCCCCACTGAATCGTGTGTATTGCACTTCCAAGTGTTGCTGGAAACTCCTGTGCAATTTTTTGAAGGAGAATTATCAATCCAAGACATAAATGACCACTCCCCAGTATTCCCAACTAGGGAAATGCTCTTGAAAATACCGGAAAACAGCCAGCCAGGGACAATTTTTCCTTTAAAGTTAGCTCAGGATTTGGATGTGGGAAGCAATGGGCTTCAAAAATACACTATGAGCCCCAATTCTCATTTTCATGTTCTTACTCGAAATCATAGTGAGGGTAAGAAATACCCAGATTTGGTGCAGGACAAAGCACTGGATCGAGAGGAGCAGCCCGAGTTCAGTTTAACTCTCATGGCGCTGGATGGCGGGTCTCCACCCAGGTCTGGCACCATCACCGTGCAAATCCTAGTAATGGATGTCAATGACAATGCTCCTGAGTTTGTGCACACTCCATATGAGGTGCAGGTCCCGGAAAACAGCCCTTTAGGCTCCCCAATTCTTACAGTCTTAGCTAGGGATATAGATGCTGGGAACTTTGGGAGAGTTTCCTATGGCTTGTTCCAGGCATCAGATGAAATTAAGCAAACGTTTTCAATAAATGAAGCCACAGGAGAAATTCTACTGATGGAGAAATTGGATTTTGAACAAATTAAATCTTACTACGTGGAAATTGAGGCTACAGATGGAGGAGGCCTTTCTGGAAAAGGCACTGTCGTCATAGAGGTGGTGGATGTGAACGACAATGTACCTGAACTGACCATCTCTTCACTCACCGGCTCCATTCCAGAAAATGTTCCTGAGGCTGTAGTCTCTATTTTCCGAATTCGAGATAGAGATTCTGGGGACAATGGAAAGATGATTTGCTCTATTCCAGATAATCTGCCGTTCGTTCTAAAACCGACTTTCAAGAATTTCTATACCCTGGTAACAGAGAGCCCgctggacagagagagacaggccgAGTACAACATCACCATCACCGTCACCGACATGGGGACCCCCAGACTGAAAACGCAGCACAACATAACCGTGCTGGTCTCCGATGTCAACGACAACGCCCCCGCCTTCACCCAAACCTCCTACACGCTCTTCATCCGCGAGAACAACAGCCCCGCCCTGCACATCGGCAGCGTCAGCGCCACTGACACAGACGCGGGCGCCAACGCCCAGGTCACCTACTCGCTGCTGCCGCCCCAGGACCCCAGCCTGCCCCTGGCCTCGCTGGTGTCCATCAACGCGGACAACGGACACCTGTTCGCCCTGAGGGCGCTGGATTTCGAGGCGCTGCAGGCGTTCGAGTTCCTCGTGGGCGCCACAGACCGCGGGGCCCCGGCGCTGAGCAGCCAGGCGCTGGTGCGCGTGCAGGTGCTGGACGCCAACGACAACGCGCCCTTCGTGCTGTACCCGCCGCAGAACGGCTCGGCGCCCTGCACCGAGCTGGTGCCCCGGGCGGCCGAGCCCGGCTACCTGGTGAGCAAGGTGGTGGCGGTGGACGGCGACTCGGGCCAGAACGCCTGGCTGTCGTACCAGCTGCTCAAGGCCACGGAGCCCGGGCTGTTCGGCGTGTGGGCGCACAACGGCGAGGTGCGCACGGCCCGGCTGCTGAGCGAGCGCGACGCGGCCAAGCaccggctgctgctgctggtcaagGACAACGGCGAGCCGCCGCGCTCGGCCAGCGTCACGCTGCACGTGCTGCTGGTGGACGGCTTCTCGCAGCCCTACCTGCCGCTGCCCGAAGCGGCGGCCGACGCGGCCCAGGCCGACCCGCTCACCGTCTACCTGGTCATCGCGTTGGCGTCGGTGTCGTCGCTCTTCCTGTTCTCGGTGCTGGCGTTCGTCGCGGGGCGGCTGTGCAGGAGGAGCAGGGCCGCCTGGGTGGGTGGCTGCTCGGTGCCTGAGGGCCACCTACCGGGTCACCTGGTGGACGTCAGCGGCACGGGGACCCTGTCCCAGAGCTACCAGTATGAAGTGTGTCTGACGGGAGACCCTGGGACTGGTGAGTTCAAATTCCTGAAGCCTATCTTCCCCAACCTCTTGGTTCAGGATGCTGAGAGAGAAACTAAAAAGCCTCGCAATTGCCGGAGTAGCTTTGTATTCAGTTAA
- the LOC136333508 gene encoding protocadherin beta-5, which produces METALAKTSQKRQVTFLIILLLLWESGSEAIRYSIPEETESGSFVANLAKDLGLRVGELATRGAGIHYNGNKQLLRLDIKTGNLLLREKLDREVLCGATDPCILQFQLLLENPVQFFQADLQLMDINDHSPEFLDREMLLKIPESVQPGTVFPLTIAQDFDIGNNTVQNYTISPNSHFHVVTQNLRDGRKYPELVLDEALDREEQPELSLTLMAVDGGAPRRSGTTAVRIEVVDINDNAPEFLQSLYEAQVPEDSPLNSLVVTVSARDLDAGMNGNVAYTLVQGDEVTQPFVIDEITGEIRLKKALDFEASQYYNVQIAATDGGGLSGKCSVAIQVMDVNDNAPELTMSKLASSTPENSPETVVAVFSVSDPDSGDNGRMVCSIQNDLPFLLKPTFKNFYTLVTERPLDRESRAEYNVTITVTDLGTPRLKTQHNISVLISDVNDNAPVFTQTSYTLFIRENNSPALHIGSVSATDKDAGSNAQVTYSLLPPQDPSLPLASLVSINADNGHLFALRALDFEALQAFEFLVGATDRGAPALSSQALVRVQVLDANDNAPFVLYPPQNGSAPCTELVPRAAEPGYLVSKVVAVDGDSGQNAWLSYQLLKATEPGLFGVWAHNGEVRTARLLSERDAAKHRLLLLVKDNGEPPRSASVTLHVLLVDGFSQPYLPLPEAAADAAQADPLTVYLVIALASVSSLFLFSVLAFVAVRLCRRSRAAWVGGCSVPEGRFPGHLVDVAGTGTLSQSYQYEICLTGGSGSNEFKFLKPIIPNLPPQGISEEIEENAIFQNNFRFN; this is translated from the coding sequence ATGGAGACTGCGCTAGCAAAAACGTCACAGAAAAGGCAAGTTACCTTTCTTATTATATTGTTGCTTTTGTGGGAGTCTGGTTCTGAAGCAATTAGGTATTCCAttccagaagaaacagaaagtggCTCCTTTGTGGCCAACTTGGCAAAAGACCTGGGGCTCAGGGTGGGGGAACTGGCTACCCGGGGCGCGGGAATCCATTACAATGGAAACAAACAGCTCTTGCGACTCGATATAAAGACCGGGAATTTGCTTCTACGTGAAAAACTAGACCGGGAGGTGCTGTGCGGGGCTACAGATCCCTGTATACTGCAATTCCAACTATTACTGGAAAATCCGGTGCAGTTTTTTCAAGCTGATCTGCAGCTCATGGATATAAATGATCACTCTCCAGAGTTCCTAGACAGGGAAATGCTCCTAAAAATTCCAGAAAGCGTCCAGCCGGGGACTGTATTTCCTTTGACAATAGCACAGGACTTTGACATAGGTAACAACACCGTTCAGAACTACACAATTAGCCCCAACTCCCATTTTCATGTTGTCACTCAAAATCTCAGAGATGGCAGAAAATACCCAGAGCTGGTGCTAGACGAAGCGCTGGACCGGGAGGAGCAGCCCGAGCTCAGTTTGACCCTCATGGCGGTGGATGGGGGGGCTCCGCGGAGATCTGGGACCACTGCGGTCCGCATTGAAGTTGTGGACATCAATGATAACGCCCCTGAGTTTTTACAGTCTCTCTATGAGGCACAGGTCCCCGAGGACAGCCCCCTAAACTCCTTAGTTGTCACTGTTTCTGCTCGAGATTTAGATGCAGGAATGAATGGGAATGTAGCTTACACTCTAGTCCAAGGCGATGAAGTTACTCAACCATTTGTAATAGACGAAATAACAGGAGAAATTCGTCTGAAAAAGGCATTGGATTTCGAGGCAAGTCAATATTATAATGTGCAAATTGCAGCCACAGACGGTGGGGGCCTTTCAGGAAAATGCTCTGTAGCTATCCAGGTTATGGATGTAAATGACAACGCCCCTGAACTGACCATGTCGAAACTCGCCAGCTCTACCCCAGAGAACTCCCCAGAGACTGTAGTTGCTGTTTTCAGTGTTTCTGATCCAGACTCTGGGGACAACGGTAGGATGGTTTGTTCCATCCAGAATGATCTTCCTTTTCTCTTGAAACCCACATTCAAGAACTTTTACACCCTAGTGACAGAGAGGCCATTGGACAGAGAGAGCAGGGCAGAGTACAATGTCACTATCACCGTCACGGACTTGGGTACACCCAGGTTGAAAACACAGCACAACATATCAGTGCTTATCTCCGACGTCAATGATAACGCCCCAGTCTTCACCCAAACCTCCTACACACTCTTCATCCGCGAGAACAACAGCCCCGCCCTGCACATCGGCAGCGTCAGCGCCACTGACAAAGACGCGGGCTCCAACGCCCAGGTCACCTACTCATTGCTGCCGCCCCAGGACCCCAGCCTGCCCCTGGCCTCGCTGGTGTCCATCAACGCGGACAACGGACACCTGTTCGCCCTGAGGGCGCTGGATTTCGAGGCGCTGCAGGCGTTCGAGTTCCTCGTGGGCGCCACAGACCGCGGGGCCCCGGCGCTGAGCAGCCAGGCGCTGGTGCGCGTGCAGGTGCTGGACGCCAACGACAACGCGCCCTTCGTGCTGTACCCGCCGCAGAACGGCTCGGCGCCCTGCACCGAGCTGGTGCCCCGGGCGGCCGAGCCCGGCTACCTGGTGAGCAAGGTGGTGGCGGTGGACGGCGACTCGGGCCAGAACGCCTGGCTGTCGTACCAGCTGCTCAAGGCCACGGAGCCCGGGCTGTTCGGCGTGTGGGCGCACAACGGCGAGGTGCGCACGGCCCGGCTGCTGAGCGAGCGCGACGCGGCCAAGCaccggctgctgctgctggtcaagGACAACGGCGAGCCGCCGCGCTCGGCCAGCGTCACGCTGCACGTGCTGCTGGTGGACGGCTTCTCGCAGCCCTACCTGCCGCTGCCCGAAGCGGCGGCCGACGCGGCCCAGGCCGACCCGCTCACCGTCTACCTGGTCATCGCGTTGGCGTCGGTGTCGTCGCTCTTCCTGTTCTCGGTGCTGGCGTTCGTCGCGGTGCGGCTGTGCAGGAGGAGCAGGGCCGCCTGGGTGGGTGGCTGCTCGGTACCCGAGGGCCGCTTTCCGGGCCACCTGGTGGACGTCGCCGGTACTGGGACCCTATCCCAAAGCTACCAATATGAGATATGTCTGACTGGAGGTTCCGGGTCAAATGAGTTCAAATTCTTGAAGCCGATTatccccaacctcccgccccaaGGCATTAGCgaagaaatagaggaaaatgCCATCTTCCAGAATAACTTCAGGTTCAATTAG
- the LOC136333510 gene encoding LOW QUALITY PROTEIN: protocadherin beta-6-like (The sequence of the model RefSeq protein was modified relative to this genomic sequence to represent the inferred CDS: deleted 1 base in 1 codon) — protein MVGTKAQRKKRQVATFIILMLLWEVGSESIQYSVLEETESGTFVANLTKDLGLRTGELAARGARVVFKGNKQHLQLDPQTYDLLLNEKLDREELCGSTEPCVLPFQVLLEDPLQFFQAALRVRDINDHAPEFPAREMPLKISEITMPGKVFPLKMAQDLDVGSNSLQSYVISSNPHFHVLTRNRSDGRKFPELVLDKALDREEQPELRITLTALDGGSPPLSGTTEIQIRVLDSNDNAPEFAQELYEAQIPENSSLGALVVTVSARDLDAGSFGEIAYALFQVDDANQPFEINAVTGEIRLRMSLDFEKFQSYHVDVEATDGGGLSGKCAIVIKVLDMNDNAPELTVSSLISPIPENLPDMTVAVFSVSDADSGHNQQVMCSIESNLPFLLRPSFENVYTLITEGALDRERQAEYNITITVTDMGNPRLETKHNITVRVSDVNDNAPAFTQTSYTLFIRENNSPALHIGSVSATDTDAGANAQVTYSLLPPQDPSLPLASLVSINADNGHLFALRALDFEALQAFEFLVGATDRGAPALSSQALVRVQVLDANDNAPFVLYPPQNGSAPCTELVPRAAEPGYLVSKVVAVDGDSGQNAWLSYQLLKATEPGLFGVWAHNGEVRTARLLSERDAAKHRLLLLVKDNGEPPRSASVTLHVLLVDGFSQPYLPLPEAAADAAQADPLTVYLVIALASVSSLFLFSVLAFVAVRLCRRSRAAWVGGRSVPEGHFPGHLVDVSGTGTLSQSYQYEVCLMGGAGAREFKFLKPIVSNFLGDGAGRDTQEDSNFRGNFGFN, from the exons ATGGTGGGAACAAAAGCACAGCGCAAGAAAAGGCAAGTGGCAACCTTCATTATATTGATGCTTTTGTGGGAGGTGGGTTCAGAGTCTATTCAGTACTCTGTATTGGAGGAGACAGAAAGTGGCACGTTTGTGGCAAACTTGACAAAGGACCTGGGACTCAGGACCGGAGAGCTGGCTGCACGGGGAGCCCGGGTTGTTTTCAAGGGGAACAAACAGCATTTGCAGCTAGACCCACAGACTTATGATTTGCTGCTAAATGAAAAACTGGACCGGGAGGAGCTGTGCGGCTCCACTGAGCCGTGTGTGCTACCTTTCCAGGTGCTACTGGAAGACCCCTTGCAATTTTTCCAGGCTGCCTTGCGAGTCAGAGATATAAATGACCACGCCCCAGAGTTCCCCGCCAGAGAAATGCCactaaaaatatcagaaattacTATGCCAGGAAAGGTGTTTCCTTTGAAAATGGCACAGGATTTAGACGTGGGTAGCAACAGCCTGCAGAGCTACGTAATCAGCTCCAATCCTCACTTCCACGTTCTCACCCGCAATCGCAGCGACGGCAGAAAGTTCCCGGAGCTTGTGCTGGACAAAGCGCTGGACCGGGAGGAGCAGCCGGAGCTCAGGATAACCCTCACCGCGTTGGATGGTGGGTCTCCGCCCCTGTCAGGGACCACAGAGATTCAGATCCGGGTCTTGGACAGCAATGACAACGCCCCCGAATTTGCTCAGGAGCTCTATGAGGCGCAAATACCTGAAAACAGCTCCCTCGGCGCTCTGGTTGTCACCGTCTCAGCTAGAGATTTAGATGCAGGATCCTTTGGGGAGATAGCTTATGCCCTATTTCAAGTCGATGACGCTAACCAACCCTTTGAAATAAATGCAGTCACAGGTGAAATTCGACTGAGAATGTCATTGGATTTTGAGAAATTTCAATCTTATCACGTAGATGTTGAGGCCACAGACGGTGGGGGACTATCAGGAAAATGCGCTATAGTCATCAAGGTCCTGGACATGAATGACAATGCTCCCGAACTGACCGTGTCCTCACTCATCAGCCCCATCCCTGAAAACCTGCCAGACATGACAGTGGCAGTTTTCAGTGTATCAGATGCAGATTCTGGACATAATCAACAAGTTATGTGTTCTATAGAGAGCAATCTACCTTTTCTTCTAAGACCGTCGTTTGAGAATGTATACACCTTGATAACAGAAGGAGCgctggacagagagagacaggccgAGTACAACATCACCATCACAGTCACTGACATGGGGAACCCCAGATTGGAAACGAAGCACAACATAACCGTGCGGGTCTCTGACGTCAACGACAACGCCCCCGCCTTCACCCAAACCTCCTACACGCTCTTCATCCGCGAGAACAACAGCCCCGCCCTGCACATCGGCAGCGTCAGCGCCACTGACACAGACGCGGGCGCCAACGCCCAGGTCACCTACTCGCTGCTGCCGCCCCAGGACCCCAGCCTGCCCCTGGCCTCGCTGGTGTCCATCAACGCGGACAACGGACACCTGTTCGCCCTGAGGGCGCTGGATTTCGAGGCGCTGCAGGCGTTCGAGTTCCTCGTGGGCGCCACAGACCGC GGGGCCCCGGCGCTGAGCAGCCAGGCGCTGGTGCGCGTGCAGGTGCTGGACGCCAACGACAACGCGCCCTTCGTGCTGTACCCGCCGCAGAACGGCTCGGCGCCCTGCACCGAGCTGGTGCCCCGGGCGGCCGAGCCCGGCTACCTGGTGAGCAAGGTGGTGGCGGTGGACGGCGACTCGGGCCAGAACGCCTGGCTGTCGTACCAGCTGCTCAAGGCCACGGAGCCCGGGCTGTTCGGCGTGTGGGCGCACAACGGCGAGGTGCGCACGGCCCGGCTGCTGAGCGAGCGCGACGCGGCCAAGCaccggctgctgctgctggtcaagGACAACGGCGAGCCGCCGCGCTCGGCCAGCGTCACGCTGCACGTGCTGCTGGTGGACGGCTTCTCGCAGCCCTACCTGCCGCTGCCCGAAGCGGCGGCCGACGCGGCCCAGGCCGACCCGCTCACCGTCTACCTGGTCATCGCGTTGGCGTCGGTGTCGTCGCTCTTCCTGTTCTCGGTGCTGGCGTTCGTCGCGGTGCGGCTGTGCAGGCGGAGCAGGGCCGCCTGGGTGGGTGGCCGCTCGGTGCCTGAGGGCCACTTTCCGGGCCACCTGGTGGACGTCAGTGGCACGGGGACCCTGTCCCAGAGCTACCAGTATGAGGTGTGTCTCATGGGAGGCGCAGGGGCCAGAGAGTTCAAGTTCCTCAAACCGATTGTCTCCAACTTCTTGGGTGATGGGGCTGGTAGGGACACCCAAGAAGACTCTAACTTTAGAGGTAATTTTGGGTTCAATTAG